A portion of the bacterium genome contains these proteins:
- a CDS encoding septum formation inhibitor Maf: protein MLQHGYFDQRFGLIILASASPRRAQILSQIGFNYKVVPSSIEEIFTNHDPVEVAKELALNKAKEVAEIYPESIVIGADTIVFLNNQILGKPASEAEAIDMLRSLSGNTHVVYTAFAIIQKSVNKQVVDLEATEVTFRNLSDEEIRLYVRSGSPMDKAGAYGIQDQSAVFVEKIIGDFYNVVGLPISKIYDYLQSQF from the coding sequence ATGCTCCAGCATGGCTATTTTGATCAAAGGTTCGGATTAATAATTTTAGCTTCGGCTTCGCCGAGGCGCGCCCAGATTCTTTCTCAGATCGGATTCAATTATAAGGTTGTTCCAAGTTCGATCGAAGAAATTTTTACAAATCACGACCCGGTTGAAGTTGCCAAAGAACTGGCTCTTAATAAAGCCAAAGAAGTGGCAGAAATCTATCCGGAGAGTATTGTGATAGGCGCCGATACGATTGTTTTTTTGAATAATCAAATTTTGGGTAAGCCGGCGTCAGAGGCTGAAGCCATTGACATGCTGCGGTCATTGAGCGGTAATACCCACGTCGTATACACGGCATTTGCCATCATTCAAAAAAGTGTGAATAAACAAGTCGTAGATTTAGAGGCCACGGAAGTCACATTTAGAAATCTTTCAGATGAAGAGATACGCTTGTATGTGCGATCCGGTTCTCCGATGGACAAGGCGGGAGCGTACGGAATTCAAGATCAGAGCGCTGTATTTGTGGAGAAGATCATAGGAGATTTTTATAACGTAGTGGGATTGCCCATCTCGAAAATATATGATTATCTTCAGAGCCAGTTTTAG
- a CDS encoding purine-binding chemotaxis protein CheW yields the protein MSHNQNMHTDEVFDEVHKLISSLLTREITPEQQEKVLLERAVKLKKVEKVEDTGEKMDVVIFQLGSDLFALEAQYIHEIRQIGEITPVPCTPDFVLGITSVRGSIYSALDIRKSFSADEKVVSPESMFILTIWNKIEVCLLVDSVLEKRGIPKRDIKPIVTGSKNANLNYVIGFVLLNEKMVTLIDWNGFIAHANIVVNEEV from the coding sequence ATGAGCCATAACCAAAACATGCATACGGACGAAGTATTTGATGAAGTGCATAAACTGATTTCCAGTTTATTGACAAGGGAAATCACGCCTGAACAACAGGAAAAGGTTTTACTCGAAAGAGCCGTAAAGTTAAAAAAGGTTGAAAAAGTAGAAGATACCGGTGAAAAAATGGATGTGGTCATTTTTCAGCTGGGTAGTGACTTGTTTGCGCTCGAGGCCCAATATATTCACGAAATACGTCAGATCGGCGAGATTACCCCGGTTCCGTGTACACCTGATTTTGTTCTCGGAATAACCAGTGTAAGGGGTTCAATCTACTCGGCGCTTGATATTCGAAAGTCGTTCAGCGCAGACGAGAAAGTTGTATCACCGGAAAGTATGTTCATTCTAACAATTTGGAACAAGATTGAGGTGTGTTTGCTCGTTGATTCTGTGTTGGAAAAAAGAGGCATCCCGAAACGTGACATTAAACCCATTGTGACAGGTTCCAAGAATGCAAATCTAAATTATGTTATTGGTTTCGTTTTATTAAACGAAAAAATGGTCACGCTGATAGATTGGAACGGGTTTATAGCGCACGCAAATATTGTTGTTAATGAAGAAGTATAA
- a CDS encoding NAD+ synthase, giving the protein MKIALAQINTRVGDLKNNSIRIIDFIHRARKAQADLVVFPELSICGYPPEDLVEKKIFVKRNTETLNDIMKHTDGIGVLCGFVSPNENPEGHHVFNAAALMENGKIIGIQHKSLLPNYDVFDEMRHFEPAKEKKVFPFRGMKLGIGICEDSWNDKDFWKQRLYHSDPIEELINQGANILVNMSASPFHVNKSNLRLNMFKSISQKYHIPCVFVNLVGGNDSLIFDGCSFVLDAEGQLLAQAQSFAEELAVVDIEANRAISNGWTAPDEQQIYDALILGIRDYMSKCGFKKAIIGLSGGIDSALVAAISVEALGKDHIIGVSMPSRYSSRHSKDDAKKLATNLGIEYRSIPIESMFNAFLESMHSQFKNLPEDITEENIQARLRGNILMALSNKLNAMVLSTGNKSELAAGYCTLYGDMCGGLAVISDVPKTMVYRIARWINRNKEIIPPHTILKPPSAELKPNQTDQDTLPPYDVLDGILEAYIENMREEEEIIQLGYDEQTVKKVLKLVDHNEYKRRQAAPGLRVTTKAFGFGRRLPIAQGWR; this is encoded by the coding sequence ATGAAAATAGCTCTCGCACAAATCAACACCCGCGTCGGCGACTTAAAAAATAATTCCATCAGGATCATTGACTTCATACATAGGGCACGTAAGGCTCAGGCTGACCTGGTCGTATTCCCGGAACTCAGCATTTGCGGATACCCACCGGAAGATCTGGTCGAAAAGAAGATATTTGTTAAAAGGAATACGGAAACTCTGAATGACATAATGAAACATACCGACGGCATCGGTGTCTTATGCGGATTCGTATCGCCCAATGAAAACCCGGAAGGCCATCATGTATTCAATGCCGCCGCGCTGATGGAGAACGGTAAAATTATCGGAATCCAACATAAATCCCTTCTGCCAAATTACGATGTTTTTGATGAAATGCGCCATTTTGAACCGGCTAAAGAAAAAAAAGTATTTCCATTCCGGGGAATGAAATTAGGTATAGGAATATGTGAAGACAGTTGGAATGATAAAGATTTTTGGAAACAACGGCTCTATCATTCAGACCCAATTGAGGAATTAATTAATCAAGGCGCAAATATCCTGGTCAATATGTCTGCCTCCCCTTTTCATGTCAATAAAAGCAATCTCCGGTTAAATATGTTCAAGAGCATCTCTCAAAAATACCATATCCCTTGCGTGTTTGTGAATTTGGTCGGCGGAAATGACAGCCTGATTTTTGATGGATGTAGTTTTGTTCTGGATGCAGAGGGACAACTTTTGGCTCAGGCTCAGTCTTTTGCAGAGGAACTGGCTGTAGTTGATATCGAAGCAAATCGCGCTATTTCAAATGGCTGGACCGCGCCTGACGAACAACAGATCTATGACGCGCTTATCTTAGGGATACGCGATTATATGAGTAAATGCGGGTTTAAGAAAGCGATCATCGGCCTAAGTGGCGGAATCGATTCGGCATTAGTCGCTGCAATCTCCGTCGAAGCGCTTGGTAAAGACCATATTATTGGTGTTTCAATGCCATCGAGATATTCATCCAGGCACAGCAAGGACGACGCAAAAAAACTGGCAACCAATCTGGGAATTGAATACCGTTCTATCCCAATTGAATCTATGTTTAACGCATTTCTGGAATCCATGCATTCACAATTTAAGAATCTGCCCGAAGACATTACCGAAGAAAATATTCAAGCGCGGTTACGTGGAAATATCTTGATGGCTTTATCAAATAAATTAAATGCGATGGTGCTAAGCACAGGTAACAAATCCGAGTTAGCGGCCGGCTACTGCACTTTATACGGAGATATGTGCGGCGGCTTAGCGGTCATCAGTGACGTTCCAAAGACGATGGTCTATCGCATCGCACGATGGATCAACAGAAATAAGGAAATCATTCCGCCTCATACGATCCTCAAACCGCCATCAGCTGAACTCAAGCCGAACCAGACAGATCAGGATACTCTGCCCCCATATGATGTGCTCGATGGTATTTTGGAAGCGTACATAGAAAATATGAGGGAAGAAGAGGAAATTATTCAGTTAGGATATGATGAACAAACTGTAAAAAAAGTACTTAAGTTGGTGGATCATAATGAATATAAACGCAGACAGGCGGCTCCGGGTTTAAGAGTTACGACAAAGGCGTTCGGTTTTGGAAGAAGATTGCCTATTGCGCAAGGGTGGCGCTGA
- a CDS encoding acyl-CoA carboxylase subunit beta — translation MTDKKVDELRKLKQEALLGGGKSRIEAQHKKGKLTARERIDLLLDEGSFEELDMLARHRSSAFGLEKERPLGDGVVTGYGTIDGRLVYLFSQDFTVFGGSLSEVHAEKIIKIMKMAMKNGAPVIGLNDSGGARIQEGVVSLGGYADIFLLNTLASGVIPQISAVMGPCAGGAVYSPAITDFVLMVKNTSYMFVTGPNVVKTVTHEEISSEELGGAVTHATKSGVAHFATENELDCLMKIRKLHSFLPSNNMEDPPHNQTADPADRCEEALKTIIPDSPNKPYDIKDVIKLIVDSEDFFEVHESYAQNIVVGFARLGGKSVGIVANQPAVLAGVLDIDSSLKGARFVRFCDAFNIPLVVFEDVPGFLPGSDQEWRGIIKHGAKLLYAFCEATVPKITVITRKAYGGAYDVMNSKHVRGDINYAWPSAEIAVMGAKGAVEIIFKKEIENSPDPVITENKLIDDYKDKFANPYSAAERGYVDDIIEPQFTRPKLIKALMMLENKVDTNPKKKHGNIPL, via the coding sequence ATGACCGATAAGAAAGTTGACGAACTTCGAAAACTCAAGCAGGAAGCCTTGTTAGGAGGAGGCAAATCCAGAATTGAGGCGCAGCATAAGAAAGGAAAACTTACGGCGCGGGAGCGTATCGACTTATTGCTTGATGAAGGGAGTTTTGAGGAACTTGATATGTTAGCGAGACACCGTTCATCCGCATTCGGCCTGGAAAAGGAACGTCCTTTAGGCGACGGTGTTGTAACCGGATATGGAACCATTGACGGCAGGCTCGTGTATCTTTTTAGCCAGGATTTTACCGTGTTCGGCGGGAGTCTTTCCGAAGTGCACGCCGAGAAAATTATCAAGATAATGAAAATGGCGATGAAAAACGGTGCGCCTGTGATCGGACTTAACGATTCCGGTGGCGCGCGGATTCAGGAAGGGGTCGTGAGTCTTGGGGGCTATGCCGATATTTTCTTGTTAAATACGCTCGCGTCCGGCGTGATACCGCAGATCTCTGCTGTGATGGGACCATGCGCCGGCGGTGCGGTTTATTCTCCGGCAATTACCGATTTTGTGTTGATGGTGAAAAACACCAGTTACATGTTTGTTACCGGACCGAATGTGGTTAAAACCGTAACGCATGAGGAAATCTCTTCGGAAGAACTTGGCGGCGCAGTGACGCATGCGACCAAGAGTGGCGTGGCGCATTTTGCAACAGAAAACGAATTAGACTGCCTCATGAAAATAAGAAAACTGCATAGTTTTCTTCCGTCGAATAATATGGAAGACCCGCCGCATAACCAAACCGCCGATCCGGCTGATCGTTGCGAAGAAGCGCTTAAAACCATTATACCCGATAGTCCAAATAAACCGTATGACATCAAAGATGTAATCAAACTCATCGTTGACTCGGAGGATTTTTTTGAAGTGCATGAAAGCTACGCACAAAATATTGTTGTGGGTTTTGCCAGGTTGGGCGGTAAGTCGGTCGGAATTGTAGCCAATCAACCGGCAGTGCTGGCGGGCGTGCTTGACATTGATTCCTCTCTCAAAGGCGCACGGTTTGTGCGATTTTGCGATGCATTCAATATTCCATTGGTCGTATTCGAAGATGTACCCGGTTTCTTGCCGGGCAGCGATCAGGAATGGCGCGGTATTATCAAACACGGCGCAAAACTCCTCTATGCATTCTGCGAAGCGACCGTTCCGAAAATAACCGTGATCACGCGCAAAGCCTATGGGGGCGCCTATGATGTGATGAACTCAAAACACGTCCGTGGGGATATTAATTATGCCTGGCCATCGGCGGAAATTGCCGTCATGGGCGCAAAAGGCGCGGTTGAAATTATTTTTAAGAAAGAGATCGAAAATTCCCCCGATCCTGTCATAACCGAAAATAAGCTCATCGACGACTACAAGGACAAGTTTGCCAATCCATACAGTGCGGCTGAAAGGGGTTATGTGGACGATATTATTGAACCGCAGTTTACACGGCCTAAACTTATCAAAGCGTTAATGATGCTGGAGAATAAAGTCGACACCAATCCCAAGAAGAAACATGGAAATATCCCGCTCTAA
- a CDS encoding GTP-binding protein yields MKRINRIPVVSIVGRPNVGKSTLFNRIIGRQDAIVHGTPGVTRDRHYEITDWNGKQFVLIDTGGYMPDASDEINVAIREQAQFAIEESDLVILLVDAVSGLTTTELQISDTIKRARKKHLLCVNKADNENIDLDVAANKDFYKLGLGKPKSISALNSRNIGDFLDDILSELGDGFRGNVEDIEYEKNIIKLAIIGKPNVGKSSYVNAVIGKNKHIVSDVPGTTRDSIDTDFEYNGIH; encoded by the coding sequence ATGAAACGAATTAATCGGATACCGGTTGTGTCAATCGTTGGGCGTCCCAACGTCGGCAAATCAACTTTATTCAACCGAATCATCGGCCGCCAGGATGCAATTGTTCACGGCACACCCGGCGTAACGCGCGACCGGCATTACGAGATCACCGACTGGAACGGGAAACAATTTGTTCTCATCGACACCGGCGGATATATGCCTGACGCGAGCGACGAGATCAACGTGGCAATCCGTGAGCAAGCGCAATTTGCCATTGAAGAATCCGATCTCGTTATATTGCTGGTCGATGCCGTTTCCGGACTTACAACAACCGAATTACAAATTTCAGATACCATCAAACGCGCCAGAAAAAAACATCTGCTCTGCGTCAACAAAGCGGACAATGAAAATATTGATCTGGACGTCGCTGCTAATAAAGATTTTTACAAGCTCGGATTAGGAAAACCTAAAAGTATTTCCGCGCTCAATAGCAGAAACATAGGCGACTTCCTTGATGATATTTTATCAGAACTGGGTGACGGTTTCCGCGGCAATGTGGAAGACATTGAATACGAAAAGAATATCATCAAGTTAGCAATCATCGGCAAACCCAACGTCGGCAAATCTTCCTATGTTAACGCCGTTATCGGGAAAAACAAGCATATAGTATCGGACGTTCCCGGAACAACCCGCGACTCGATCGACACGGATTTTGAGTACAACGGCATTCACT
- a CDS encoding chemotaxis protein CheW: MAENNTQLRLLHFRSDNQDYAMDLNCVKEIIRMAALDHVSELPEFVKGIINLRGETLPVVDFLSRSGAGTTAIQLKTRVIIMKIKSVTLGLMVDEVKETFEVEEKDISKNIQPDVVIDPKYILGTFLFNEHMTILVDVQKLFTVNEFKKLEQGVINA; encoded by the coding sequence ATGGCTGAAAATAATACACAGTTGCGACTCTTACATTTCAGGTCTGATAATCAAGATTACGCGATGGACTTGAACTGCGTAAAAGAAATAATACGTATGGCGGCCTTGGATCATGTTTCAGAATTACCGGAATTTGTTAAGGGCATTATTAATTTGCGCGGAGAAACTTTACCGGTCGTTGATTTTCTGTCGAGATCTGGCGCGGGAACCACAGCGATACAACTTAAGACGCGCGTAATTATTATGAAAATTAAGTCCGTAACTCTGGGTTTGATGGTGGATGAAGTTAAAGAAACTTTTGAAGTTGAAGAAAAAGATATTTCAAAAAACATTCAACCGGATGTTGTCATTGATCCTAAATATATTTTGGGTACTTTTTTGTTTAACGAGCACATGACCATTTTGGTGGATGTGCAGAAATTATTTACCGTAAATGAATTCAAAAAACTCGAACAGGGCGTAATTAATGCATAG
- a CDS encoding geranylgeranylglyceryl/heptaprenylglyceryl phosphate synthase, which yields MSIYEQLLMIKDRKGSGYFVLIDPDKKSEGDTLKTVEACVAGGVDAILVGSSLLLSQRFNSTIKQIKAEFNVPVILFPGSTIQLSEYADAVLFLSLISGRNPEFLISTQVLGAPIIRKMALEAISTGYMLIESGKTTAAEFMSNSKPIPRDKNDIAVAHAMAGEYLGMKMIYLEAGSGATHSVPEEMIEAVSGYITIPVIVGGGISSPEAARRKVEAGAAFVVTGNVLEPSENIGLIKEFSDAVHWKNPTIETPFLRKVK from the coding sequence ATGAGTATTTATGAGCAGTTACTTATGATAAAAGACCGGAAGGGTTCCGGTTACTTTGTTTTGATTGATCCGGACAAAAAATCCGAGGGGGACACTCTTAAAACGGTTGAAGCATGCGTCGCAGGAGGTGTTGATGCTATTTTAGTCGGAAGCAGTCTGCTTTTATCACAACGATTTAATTCGACCATTAAACAAATTAAAGCAGAATTTAATGTACCGGTCATTTTATTTCCAGGAAGCACCATCCAGCTTTCTGAATATGCAGATGCGGTTCTCTTTTTATCACTCATAAGCGGGCGAAATCCGGAATTTCTGATCAGTACGCAGGTTCTTGGCGCTCCGATTATTCGTAAAATGGCATTAGAAGCAATTTCTACCGGCTATATGCTCATCGAGTCAGGTAAGACGACGGCTGCAGAGTTTATGAGTAATTCAAAACCGATACCGCGCGACAAAAACGATATTGCGGTGGCCCATGCAATGGCTGGCGAATATCTCGGGATGAAAATGATCTATTTAGAAGCCGGAAGCGGAGCAACTCATTCCGTTCCGGAGGAGATGATCGAAGCGGTTAGCGGGTACATTACTATCCCGGTCATCGTTGGAGGTGGAATTAGTTCACCGGAAGCTGCTCGTAGGAAAGTTGAAGCGGGAGCTGCGTTTGTTGTGACGGGCAATGTATTAGAGCCTTCGGAAAATATAGGTCTGATCAAAGAATTTTCAGATGCTGTACATTGGAAGAATCCCACGATAGAAACACCCTTTCTCAGAAAGGTCAAATGA
- a CDS encoding methyl-accepting chemotaxis protein — protein MMQYLKNLRLRAKLMIGFAVFAAFFMTIVTVIFTVRLYQTAVDDQNELLKTYSDITAKNISAGLDFGDKASVLSSYESIKGSVEFVVSYDASGMVFATFVKQGRDEDKIVEMLTNNISQWKNSKSKEWRFNESQMNCVIRPIVNSVDNEIGVLAMGASTEPISTKLNQDIAFSVILLLVTIGVGIFAAYVFSNVLVKPITRIVDRMRDIAEGEGDLTKRIDVDSADEIGELGNIFNTFVGKLHELIGQVAKASAQISQSVEYISNSSSGVANGAEQQSNQTTLVAVAAEEMSATIVQTSSNTSDAVRLSKDAHDAVRRGRYVVDDTVKGLHNISAVVSESAQTLLELGRTVSQIGTVVEVINDIADQINLLSLNASIEAATAGEYGKGFAVVASEVKNLAEGTTQSTQEISHMIEKIQIAMTNAIRAMERGTKEVEKGRELGTKTAEALNDILQANNQVMEMITNISVSAQQQSHTAEEISKNIENIANITKNTAQGVRQIDGSTDTLVNHTEVLKSVVGRFKLSDN, from the coding sequence ATGATGCAATATCTCAAAAATCTAAGACTACGCGCCAAACTGATGATTGGTTTTGCCGTATTCGCCGCTTTTTTTATGACGATCGTTACCGTGATTTTTACCGTTCGATTATATCAGACGGCGGTAGATGATCAAAATGAATTGCTGAAAACGTACTCGGATATTACGGCAAAAAACATCAGCGCAGGATTGGATTTTGGAGATAAAGCTTCGGTGCTTAGTTCTTATGAATCCATCAAAGGATCGGTGGAGTTTGTCGTGTCTTACGATGCATCCGGGATGGTTTTTGCAACGTTTGTAAAACAAGGGCGTGATGAGGACAAGATTGTTGAGATGCTGACGAATAACATATCGCAATGGAAAAATTCAAAAAGCAAAGAGTGGCGTTTTAATGAATCTCAGATGAATTGCGTTATTCGCCCTATTGTCAACAGCGTGGATAATGAGATCGGTGTTCTCGCCATGGGCGCATCTACGGAACCTATTTCAACCAAATTAAACCAAGACATTGCATTCAGTGTGATTTTACTGCTTGTGACCATCGGTGTTGGCATATTCGCAGCCTACGTATTTAGTAACGTTCTTGTAAAACCGATCACGCGAATAGTCGACCGCATGCGCGACATTGCTGAAGGTGAAGGTGATTTGACAAAAAGAATCGACGTGGATTCTGCCGATGAGATCGGTGAGCTTGGTAACATATTTAATACTTTTGTTGGAAAACTGCATGAATTAATCGGTCAGGTTGCCAAAGCGTCTGCTCAGATATCACAGTCCGTCGAGTATATCAGTAATTCTTCATCGGGTGTTGCCAACGGCGCAGAACAGCAATCCAATCAGACGACGCTTGTCGCTGTCGCAGCAGAAGAGATGTCGGCGACCATCGTTCAAACATCAAGCAACACATCCGATGCCGTTCGATTGTCGAAAGATGCGCACGATGCCGTGCGGCGAGGCCGCTATGTTGTGGATGATACGGTAAAGGGCTTGCACAATATTTCCGCTGTGGTCAGCGAGTCCGCGCAAACGTTGCTGGAATTAGGCAGGACGGTGTCACAAATAGGAACGGTTGTTGAGGTAATCAACGACATTGCCGATCAGATTAATTTGCTCTCGCTAAATGCTTCTATCGAAGCGGCTACAGCGGGCGAATACGGAAAAGGATTTGCAGTAGTGGCAAGTGAAGTCAAAAACCTAGCGGAAGGGACGACGCAGTCAACGCAGGAAATATCTCACATGATTGAAAAAATTCAAATTGCCATGACGAATGCCATTCGAGCGATGGAGCGCGGCACTAAAGAAGTTGAAAAAGGAAGGGAACTTGGAACTAAAACGGCTGAAGCGCTTAATGATATTCTGCAGGCAAATAACCAGGTAATGGAAATGATTACGAATATTTCGGTTTCGGCGCAGCAGCAAAGTCATACGGCCGAAGAAATTTCTAAGAACATCGAAAATATCGCAAACATTACAAAAAATACGGCCCAAGGAGTACGACAAATAGACGGATCAACCGATACTTTGGTCAATCATACGGAAGTTTTAAAATCTGTTGTCGGAAGATTCAAATTATCAGACAATTAA
- a CDS encoding sigma-70 family RNA polymerase sigma factor: MTAKDFEEQAMPHADSLYNTALRLTRNPSDSEDLVQEVFYKAFRSINQFESGTNMRAWLFKILVNTHISQYRKTAKDPSVAGYDDIEEFSLYGQVHSRSSSLTDSPESILDRFLDEDIRKAIDKLPDQFRDVVMLVDIEGFSYKEASDILEVPVGTIMSRLFRSRKLLQKYLWEYAVEYGYVKP; encoded by the coding sequence ATGACAGCAAAAGATTTTGAAGAACAGGCGATGCCTCACGCCGATTCTTTATACAATACGGCTTTGAGGTTGACTCGGAATCCGTCGGATTCTGAAGATCTGGTTCAAGAAGTATTTTACAAGGCCTTTCGGTCTATTAACCAATTCGAATCAGGGACCAATATGCGGGCTTGGCTTTTTAAGATATTGGTTAATACGCATATCTCGCAATACCGGAAAACGGCAAAAGACCCGTCGGTTGCGGGATACGATGATATTGAGGAGTTCTCATTATATGGGCAAGTTCACAGCCGTTCTAGTTCCTTAACCGATTCACCTGAAAGCATTCTGGACCGTTTTTTGGATGAGGATATCCGAAAGGCCATCGATAAGTTGCCGGACCAGTTTAGGGACGTCGTCATGCTGGTAGACATCGAAGGGTTTTCATACAAAGAAGCGTCGGATATTTTGGAAGTTCCCGTGGGCACCATTATGTCGCGCTTATTCAGAAGCCGGAAATTATTACAGAAGTATCTTTGGGAATATGCCGTTGAATACGGTTACGTCAAACCATAA
- a CDS encoding Dabb family protein, translating into MVEHIVMFKIKRNTPADKINSMTESLHGLKNKIPALIDMHAGVNFSHRNKGFDVMLVSRFRNKEDLKIYVDHPEHRKVIEETIQPIREDLIVGDLEY; encoded by the coding sequence ATGGTCGAACATATTGTCATGTTTAAGATTAAAAGAAATACACCCGCAGATAAAATTAATTCGATGACGGAGTCTTTGCACGGCTTGAAAAATAAGATCCCGGCTTTGATCGACATGCATGCGGGCGTCAATTTTTCCCATCGCAATAAAGGTTTTGACGTTATGTTGGTAAGTCGTTTCAGAAATAAGGAAGACCTTAAAATATACGTGGATCATCCGGAACATCGAAAGGTTATTGAAGAAACAATTCAGCCGATACGAGAGGATCTGATCGTGGGCGATCTTGAGTATTAG
- the lexA gene encoding repressor LexA produces the protein MENNVNYVMDDDPTGIPILGKVAAGTPRFSESVDMGFLTSMPSKDMARNKNIFALQIVGDSMIEDGIYDGNYIVVRYTTEFANGDIVIAYVNEEATVKRIYKRGSKIVLQPANSELEPIEIDPAFSEFRVGGKIIDVIRN, from the coding sequence ATGGAAAATAATGTAAATTACGTAATGGATGACGATCCTACAGGTATTCCCATTCTTGGCAAAGTTGCCGCAGGAACACCCCGATTCTCTGAAAGCGTGGACATGGGATTTTTGACTTCGATGCCGTCCAAAGACATGGCTCGGAATAAGAATATTTTTGCGCTTCAAATCGTCGGTGACAGTATGATCGAAGACGGAATTTATGATGGAAATTATATTGTTGTGAGATATACGACAGAATTTGCTAATGGCGATATCGTCATCGCCTACGTCAATGAGGAAGCTACCGTCAAGCGTATTTATAAACGAGGCTCGAAGATCGTTCTACAGCCCGCCAATTCAGAATTGGAACCAATTGAAATAGATCCGGCGTTTTCCGAGTTTCGTGTGGGCGGAAAAATCATTGATGTCATTCGTAATTGA
- a CDS encoding glycosyltransferase: MTRALIVFAKKPEAEKVKTRLVPPLTFDEAKELYICFLKDAIVQYCKLASEMKFKIFLMITPDNAVGYFTEFMNTIPEIKDLKSDIKILVQKGANLGEKISNAFDTVFSEKYTQTMVIGTDHPTLPDEYIARAFDEMGQSKTDCVIGPTEDGGYYLLGLKTIQKDYFTGVAWSTENAFAQTLENLINKKKAVQLLPMWYDVDDYTALIKMLDELAQEKSRHIPLYSKKFLSQMKTVEV; encoded by the coding sequence ATGACGCGCGCGCTCATCGTTTTTGCAAAAAAACCGGAAGCGGAAAAGGTGAAAACGCGGTTAGTGCCGCCGTTAACCTTTGACGAGGCGAAAGAGCTGTATATATGTTTTTTGAAGGACGCCATAGTACAATATTGCAAGCTCGCGTCGGAAATGAAGTTCAAAATATTTCTGATGATCACACCGGATAATGCAGTCGGCTATTTCACGGAATTCATGAACACAATTCCAGAGATAAAAGATCTAAAATCAGACATAAAAATTCTTGTGCAAAAAGGGGCTAATCTGGGTGAGAAAATATCAAATGCTTTTGATACCGTGTTTTCTGAAAAATATACGCAGACCATGGTCATAGGAACGGATCACCCAACATTGCCTGATGAATATATTGCCAGAGCCTTTGATGAAATGGGCCAGAGTAAAACCGACTGCGTCATAGGCCCAACAGAAGACGGAGGGTATTATTTGCTCGGTTTAAAAACGATTCAAAAAGACTATTTTACAGGAGTGGCATGGAGTACGGAAAATGCGTTTGCTCAAACTTTAGAAAATTTGATCAATAAAAAGAAAGCGGTGCAGCTTTTACCGATGTGGTATGATGTAGATGATTACACTGCTTTAATTAAGATGCTGGATGAACTGGCACAGGAAAAAAGTAGACACATACCCTTGTACTCAAAAAAATTCTTAAGTCAAATGAAAACGGTTGAGGTATAG